A genomic region of Ignavibacteriota bacterium contains the following coding sequences:
- a CDS encoding GHKL domain-containing protein, which yields MDTEELVNRLASHRTIGKAPRTELTWLATHGTLMHYPAGEVVLEPGQMVELLQIVLSGRLAIYVPMGAAHRRVMEWHGGDVTGLIPYSRLVTAPGNTYVEETVESLTIHKRAFPALIRECHEVTSILVHAMLDRARKFTSADLRNEKMVSLGKLAAGLAHELNNPASAAMRDAKAVMRALLAVEEAARKRGSAGFTPAQLDDLEAVHALCVDGARNRTPSGLALSDREEEIAAWLQTHGADARVAGELARLGIDDDTLNRVASALPHAGLDPALRWITTGCEARALAINIERAAGRIHSLVTAVRGFTHLDQAPVQGPVDVPAGLTDTIALLSGKAKHRSIAITPDISPDLPSAYGLSAEINQIWMNLLDNAIDAAPDNGHVVVTASHDGPAVIVRMIDDGPGIPPEVRDQIFDPFFTTKSVGEGTGLGLDIVRKIVDWHNGEIAVHSEPGRTEFRISLPAFDAGVHET from the coding sequence ATGGATACGGAAGAACTCGTCAACCGCCTTGCCTCACACCGGACGATCGGCAAAGCGCCGCGAACGGAACTCACGTGGCTGGCTACCCACGGCACCCTCATGCACTACCCGGCGGGGGAGGTCGTTCTCGAACCCGGCCAGATGGTGGAACTGCTGCAGATCGTGCTCTCCGGCCGCCTGGCCATCTACGTCCCCATGGGAGCGGCACATCGGCGGGTCATGGAATGGCACGGTGGCGACGTCACAGGTCTGATCCCGTATTCACGCCTGGTGACTGCGCCGGGAAATACCTATGTCGAAGAAACGGTCGAATCATTGACCATCCACAAGCGCGCATTCCCCGCCCTCATCCGGGAATGCCACGAAGTGACCTCGATCCTGGTCCATGCAATGCTGGACCGCGCCCGGAAGTTCACGTCGGCAGATCTGCGCAATGAGAAGATGGTGTCTCTCGGCAAGCTCGCCGCAGGCCTCGCTCACGAACTGAACAATCCGGCCTCGGCTGCCATGCGCGATGCAAAAGCCGTGATGCGTGCCCTGCTTGCGGTGGAAGAAGCCGCGCGGAAACGCGGATCGGCCGGCTTCACTCCGGCGCAGCTCGATGACCTCGAGGCCGTTCACGCGCTCTGCGTCGATGGAGCAAGGAACCGGACGCCCTCGGGCCTCGCCCTGTCAGACCGGGAGGAGGAGATCGCCGCGTGGCTGCAGACGCATGGTGCTGATGCACGCGTGGCGGGAGAATTAGCCCGGCTCGGTATCGATGATGACACCCTGAACCGCGTGGCGTCAGCGCTCCCGCATGCCGGACTCGATCCTGCGCTGCGGTGGATCACTACGGGTTGCGAGGCACGCGCACTGGCGATCAATATCGAACGGGCGGCCGGTCGTATACATTCCCTCGTCACTGCGGTCAGGGGGTTCACGCATCTGGATCAGGCACCGGTCCAGGGGCCGGTGGATGTCCCGGCGGGATTGACGGATACGATCGCGCTCCTCAGCGGGAAGGCAAAGCACAGGTCGATCGCGATCACTCCCGATATCAGCCCGGACCTCCCTTCCGCGTACGGCCTCAGCGCAGAGATCAACCAGATCTGGATGAACCTCCTGGACAATGCGATCGATGCTGCGCCCGACAACGGACATGTCGTCGTGACCGCATCCCATGACGGGCCGGCGGTGATCGTGCGAATGATCGACGACGGCCCCGGGATCCCTCCGGAGGTGAGAGATCAGATCTTCGATCCGTTCTTCACGACGAAATCGGTCGGCGAAGGAACAGGACTGGGGCTGGATATCGTCCGTAAGATCGTGGATTGGCACAACGGGGAGATCGCCGTGCACAGTGAGCCCGGCAGAACAGAATTCAGGATCAGCCTGCCGGCCTTTGACGCCGGGGTGCACGAGACCTGA